A genomic window from Streptomyces mirabilis includes:
- a CDS encoding MerR family transcriptional regulator, with protein sequence MLRSPSGGAGSGTAAADSGLMSIGSVLNTLRDEFPEVTISKIRFLESEGLIEPQRSPSGYRKFSQADVERLGHVLRMQRDHYLPLKVIREHLDALERGEPVRLPSVGRQRDSGDGEAPGGLGDLFGEVEAPPAARVGRAELLAAAEIGEQELQEWESYGLLAPLPDGAYDAEAVTVAALVVELGRFGIEPRHLRAMKAAAERDAGLVDQVVAPLRRHRNPQTRAHAEARTKELAGLTVKLHAALVQTALGVRLP encoded by the coding sequence ATGCTTCGATCACCGAGCGGCGGTGCCGGGAGCGGTACCGCCGCAGCGGACAGTGGGCTGATGAGCATCGGCTCGGTGCTGAACACGCTGCGCGACGAGTTCCCCGAAGTCACGATCTCCAAGATCCGGTTCCTGGAGTCGGAGGGGCTGATCGAGCCGCAGCGGAGTCCCTCGGGGTATCGCAAGTTCAGCCAGGCCGACGTCGAGCGTCTCGGGCACGTACTGCGGATGCAGCGGGACCACTATCTGCCGTTGAAGGTGATCCGCGAGCATCTGGACGCTCTGGAGCGCGGGGAGCCGGTGCGGCTGCCGTCCGTGGGGCGTCAGCGCGACTCCGGCGACGGGGAGGCGCCGGGTGGGCTCGGTGATCTCTTCGGAGAGGTCGAGGCACCCCCAGCGGCTCGGGTGGGCCGTGCGGAGCTGCTGGCCGCCGCCGAGATCGGTGAGCAGGAGCTTCAGGAGTGGGAGTCGTACGGACTCCTCGCCCCGCTCCCGGACGGGGCGTATGACGCTGAGGCCGTGACGGTCGCCGCGCTCGTCGTCGAGCTCGGGCGGTTCGGGATCGAGCCACGCCATTTGCGTGCGATGAAGGCCGCGGCCGAACGTGACGCGGGGCTCGTGGACCAGGTGGTGGCCCCTTTGCGGCGCCACCGCAATCCGCAGACCAGGGCGCACGCCGAGGCCCGTACGAAGGAGCTGGCGGGCCTCACGGTGAAGCTGCACGCGGCGCTGGTGCAGACCGCGCTGGGCGTCCGGCTGCCCTGA
- a CDS encoding DUF881 domain-containing protein, translating into MSNEGETPENRLRRELPEEVPAAAPESSGPEQRDEKDEPSLTGRQRLVKGVWPPRVTRAQLIVALLLFGLGFGLAVQVASNSDSGSALRGARQEDLVRILDELDNRTQRLEDEKQGLEDQRTELENSSNQAAEARKQTAEKEKQLGILAGTVAAQGPGITLTINDTKGTVKADMLLDAIQELRAAGAEAIQVNGVRVVASTYLADSGKGVSVDGNKITQPYRFKVIGKPQDLEPALNIPGGVVQTLEKEQATVTVERATKIIVDALRAAKQPDYARSSSQ; encoded by the coding sequence ATGAGCAACGAGGGCGAGACACCCGAGAACCGGCTGCGCAGGGAGCTTCCCGAAGAGGTCCCGGCCGCGGCTCCCGAGAGTTCGGGGCCCGAGCAGCGTGACGAGAAGGACGAGCCGTCGCTGACCGGCCGGCAGCGGCTGGTGAAGGGGGTGTGGCCGCCGCGGGTGACGCGCGCGCAACTCATCGTCGCCCTGCTTCTGTTCGGCCTCGGCTTCGGTCTGGCCGTCCAGGTGGCCTCCAACAGCGACAGCGGCAGCGCCTTGCGCGGTGCGCGTCAAGAAGATCTCGTACGCATCCTCGATGAACTCGACAACCGTACGCAGCGTCTAGAAGACGAGAAGCAGGGTCTCGAAGATCAGCGCACCGAGCTGGAGAACAGCTCCAACCAGGCCGCGGAGGCCCGCAAGCAGACCGCCGAGAAGGAGAAGCAACTCGGCATTCTGGCGGGCACGGTGGCGGCGCAGGGACCCGGCATCACGCTGACGATCAACGATACGAAGGGGACGGTCAAGGCAGACATGCTGCTTGACGCGATCCAGGAGCTGCGCGCCGCCGGTGCGGAGGCGATCCAGGTGAACGGTGTGCGGGTCGTCGCCAGCACCTATCTGGCCGACTCCGGCAAGGGCGTGAGCGTCGACGGGAACAAGATCACCCAGCCCTATCGTTTCAAGGTCATCGGTAAACCGCAGGACCTTGAGCCGGCGCTCAACATCCCCGGAGGTGTGGTGCAGACTCTCGAGAAGGAGCAGGCCACCGTCACGGTGGAGCGTGCGACGAAGATCATTGTGGATGCCTTGCGGGCTGCGAAGCAGCCTGACTACGCTCGGTCGTCCTCGCAGTGA
- a CDS encoding small basic family protein — MIAVLGLVVGVVAGLLVRPEVPAVVEPYLPIAVVAALDAVFGGLRAMLDGIFDDKVFVVSFLSNVVVAALIVFLGDKLGVGAQLSTGVVVVLGIRIFSNAAAIRRHVFRA, encoded by the coding sequence GTGATCGCCGTACTGGGCCTCGTCGTGGGAGTCGTGGCTGGATTGTTGGTCCGGCCCGAGGTTCCGGCGGTTGTCGAGCCTTACCTTCCGATCGCCGTCGTGGCGGCGTTGGACGCCGTCTTCGGAGGGCTGCGGGCGATGCTCGACGGCATCTTCGACGACAAGGTCTTCGTGGTCTCCTTCCTGTCGAACGTGGTCGTGGCCGCACTGATCGTCTTCCTGGGCGACAAGTTGGGCGTGGGCGCCCAACTCTCCACCGGCGTCGTGGTCGTCCTCGGCATCCGCATCTTCTCCAACGCCGCGGCGATCCGCCGGCACGTCTTCAGGGCGTGA
- a CDS encoding DUF881 domain-containing protein, which translates to MCGMPQQPPIRSTPPRPDASMSLLTNVMDHSLDDGYAEAAARRQTEGAGGMPKTVRAKLGLAAGLVLAALVVTVGAANARIAAPVVAKERQELIDRVERQTAAADKLESSVDTLRDDVSARQNEALKKQGGSGQADLVGVLSGAVAVHGPGVKLVVDDAKEATEGGNGNPRETSGFSDTGRVRDRDMQRVVNGLWESGAEAVSINGQRLTALSAIRAAGDAILVDNKPLVPPYTVLAVGDGERLSTRFQNGADGLYLHALQENYGIRTAISVEKDVQLSAAPSVIVRTAQPSTEKGTS; encoded by the coding sequence ATGTGCGGCATGCCGCAGCAGCCCCCCATTCGGAGCACACCTCCGCGCCCGGACGCCTCCATGTCGCTGCTCACCAACGTCATGGATCACAGCCTCGACGACGGATACGCCGAGGCCGCCGCCCGTAGGCAGACCGAGGGTGCCGGCGGCATGCCGAAAACGGTGCGGGCGAAGCTGGGACTCGCGGCCGGTCTCGTCCTCGCGGCCCTGGTGGTGACCGTGGGCGCGGCGAACGCGCGGATCGCGGCACCGGTCGTCGCCAAGGAGCGCCAGGAACTCATCGACCGCGTCGAGCGACAGACCGCGGCCGCGGACAAGCTCGAAAGCAGCGTCGACACCCTGCGCGACGATGTGAGCGCCCGGCAGAACGAGGCGTTGAAGAAACAGGGGGGCAGCGGCCAGGCCGATCTGGTGGGCGTCCTGTCGGGTGCCGTCGCCGTCCACGGGCCCGGTGTGAAGCTCGTCGTGGACGACGCCAAGGAAGCAACCGAGGGCGGCAACGGCAATCCTCGGGAGACCAGCGGGTTCTCCGACACCGGGCGCGTCCGCGACCGTGACATGCAGCGGGTCGTCAACGGGCTCTGGGAGTCCGGCGCGGAGGCCGTCTCGATCAACGGACAGCGGCTGACGGCACTGTCGGCGATCAGGGCGGCGGGTGACGCGATACTGGTCGACAACAAGCCGCTGGTGCCGCCCTACACGGTGCTGGCGGTGGGGGACGGCGAGCGGCTCAGCACCAGGTTCCAGAACGGTGCCGACGGCCTGTATCTGCACGCCCTGCAGGAGAACTACGGCATCCGGACCGCCATTTCCGTCGAGAAGGACGTCCAGTTGTCCGCCGCACCGAGTGTGATCGTACGTACAGCACAGCCGAGCACAGAGAAGGGCACATCGTGA